AAAAGAAAAGTTTAAAACAGAACGATAGATCCTTCTTATCATTATGATCTGTTGCATGAACAATCCCTGCTTTTGTATCAATATTAACTACTTCTATTTTTGTAAATACATCTATCTCTCGTTCTGTTTTAAACTTTTCTTTTGATATGGCTACAAGATCCGTATCCTTTTTAATGAGATCCATTATGTAATATGGAAGGCCA
This is a stretch of genomic DNA from Deltaproteobacteria bacterium. It encodes these proteins:
- a CDS encoding FAD-dependent oxidoreductase, with amino-acid sequence MSENVVIIGGVAAGMSAASQAKKRKPGMNVIALEKTNFVSYGSCGLPYYIMDLIKKDTDLVAISKEKFKTEREIDVFTKIEVVNIDTKAGIVHATDHNDKKDLSFCFKLFF